The sequence CCTTTTGCAACTAACCGTGCTTTATATCTCACAACTTCAccattttcatttcttttccgCACAAAAACCCATTTATGTCCCAGCGGTTTAACACCATTAGGTTTACGGATAACCGGTCCAAACACTTCTCGTTTAGAGAGTGATTTCAATTCAGCGTCTATTGCCTCTTTCCATTTTAGCCAATCATTTCGTAGTGTACACTCTACAATAGACTttggttcatgatcctcatgtTCATTCATGACATCAAGTGCTACATTGCATGCAAAATTATCATCGACGTCGATTTGCTTTCGGTTCCATGTTATCCTAGACATGACATGATTAATTGAGATCTCATCATTATGAGGTACCTGAATTTCCTTCCTTGTCATGTCTAAGGGCTCGTCTAGAATCCTTCAGAATTCTTTACATCCTCGGTTACATTATTGCCAATTTCTGCTCATTTCCTTTTCCGAGGATGTTTATCTTTGGAACCaattggtctaccacgtttTAAACGTGCCTTAGATTCAGTAGCAGCTTGATTCAGTCCTTCTTGGACATCAATTCTAACTGGAGCATTAACATCTGGAATATGTGACTTAGTCACTCTATTTGGGTCAGCGAAAGAGTCCGGCAACTGATTTGCTAAGCTCTGTAAATGAATTATCTATTGGACTTCTGATTCACATTCTCTAGTCCGAGGATCATGATAAGATAATGATAATTCAttccaacaaattttttttaccagCTGATTATTTTCTCCCCCCAATGTTGGATATACAGATTCATTGAAATGACAATCTGCAAAACGGGCCTTAAAAAAATCACCCATGAATGACTctaaatatttgattattgatggggagtcatatccaacatatatccctaacctcctttgaggtcccatcttagatcactgtggtggagcaattggaACATATACAACAAAAGCAACTGTGAGGGGGAGTATTTATGATTACTCGTTAGCCTGATGCGAATTAATTCTGCCGCATGCAAAATAGCATGTCCCCAAGCAGAAATTGGGAGTTTTGATTTCATGAGTAATGGTCTAGCAATCAGTTGGAGGCGATTGATCAATGATTCAGCTAAACCATTTTATGTATGAACATGTGCTACAGGATGTTCAACACTTATCCCAATgaacatacaataatcattaaaagtCTGGAAcgtgaattcaccagcattatcaaGACGAATTGTCTTTAAAGGAAAATCTGAaaaatgtgctcttaatcgAATCAATTGAGCAAGTAACCTCGCAAACGCCAAGTTGCGGGTTGATAACAAAGATACATATGACCATCTAGTCGATGCGTCAATTagaaccataaaatatctaaaggTTCCACACGGTGGGTGAATCGTCCCACAAATATCGCCTTGTATCCGTTCCAGAAAATTTATCGATTCAGAATTTATCTTGGCTGGTGAAGGCCTCATGATTAGCTTTCCTTGTGAACAGGCAGAACATGAGAAATCATTAGAGAGAACCCTCTGGTTCTGTAATGAATGTCCACACGAATTCATTATTATCTTTCGCATCATTATCGAACCGGGATGGCCTAACCGGTCGTGCCAAACATTGAGACTTTCAGTAAACTTTTGGTTTACTATAGCATTTGCCTCAATTGTACTAATCTTAGTACAATACAAACTAGTAGAGAATGTGGGTAATTTCTCTACAATTTTCTTAGAGCCACATGTAATGCTTATGATCTGAAGGTATTCATCATTTCCTTCATTCATAGTCTCAACATGATATCTATTTTTCCGGATATCTTTAAAACTCAAGAGATTTCTCTTAGACTTGGGAGAGTATAACGCATCAACTATATCAAGTTGCGTTCCCATAGTCAATAACACACATGCTCTTCTAGAGCCTTCAATTATATTTGCACTACCCGAAATAGTGCTCACACTGGCCTCTTTCATAATAAGATGAGAAAAATATCTCTTATGCTTAAAAATGGTGTGGCTTGTTGCGCTATCCACCAAGCATATATCCTCATCATTCATCATTATTGAGAGATAAGAGATGAGAAACGTGTGAGATCTAGAGAGACAAGACACGAGAGACGTCCGAGGCGGTGACGGCTGCTACTCAACTCGGcggctagggtttttttttttcttaagacgGCTAGGGTTAGAgactcgtgctgataacgtgttaaaGTAATAGGTTTTAGGGGAAAGCTTATCTCATTCATTAGACATAATAGAGTAGATATACGGGATACAACTTGGTGAACAAGCATTAGGTTTTAATCTAATGGACTTCTAATGGGCATCCACTAGTCATCAATAACATGATCTGTTTATTCTTAGCTTATTTACACCATTGGCTAACACAATTAAGTTGtgtatttcttaatttttttaaaaaaattgcatatcTAGACTTGTTCAGAACTGAGTCAATTGACTAGTggtgggcattcgggtatcGGTTCGGGTAATTTGGGTTTCGGGTAATTTAggtttataatttattgaaTCATATAAGTATTATAAAAATTTCGGTTCAGATTCGGTTCGGATTTTTTTGGGTTCGGGTAATTTTTTAGAATACCGAAATATATCTGATATGTTTTGGGTTTGATTCGGTATAAGTATTTTTTACCCATTTAGAACAAAAATACCCagtttgacccaaaaaaaaaaaaaaaacaaaaatacccatatataactaaaataccatatatataaattgaataactatatcaaatttcattaagttataactaaaaaaatcatacaaaaataaCTAAACCAATTCTATATAAAGTGAATTGACTATTAAGATTGATATTTGTAATAAAGAATTAACTAGAAAGATTGTTTATAATCCGATCCGTATTTCATTGTGGGACTGATTTTACGTGATTGAATTTTCATAGTATTGTCCTTAAATATTAAGTACATCCCCACGTAACATCAACATTTTGGCAAATTTTGGGATAAGTTAGCCTTAATTATATTCTGATAAAGGTCTTTGTCCATGTGAGTTTTTCTTAGGTTTTGAAAGTATTATGGAGATGGAAGAAGCTTAAGTTATGGATGAAAGCAAGGAAAATTGATATACCATTTGAAACAAATTTCAGTATATAGTTTTATGTAGTTATAtagaaaatgtaagaaaaaggAGTTTTCAGTCATTGTTTTCTCTTTGACgataatattttttgatataagAAGCTATCCAACAATTTTTAGGCAGTTGCTTTTGGTTTTACTTCCACGACTTGGATACGAAAGTGATTGAAAGAATTGAAGATGTGTCAACGATGCTCTAAACTTTGGCATAATGCTGGGCATTACCATGCTTTAAAATCCTTTAATATAAAATCTCATAAAGTTttgttaaacaaataattagaaTTTAAATCCAAAGAATACTACAGAGAATTTGAAATCCACAcaaattaattcttaaaaatgatatcaaatttcaaatcttcaattttttaaaacctacatattttattttaaattcatgAGAAAATAACACGAGgttttaacttatttttaaaaatgaataaatgagtAAAACGTAATTGCAACTAAAATTTCAGAAATAAAGAATATCATAATACATGATCTAATTTTTGATTCCTATTTCTTTTGTCTTTAGTCCAATGTTGACAAATGGTCTTTAATCCAATATTGACAAAGGAGATAGTATATTTTGTTACATAAGGTTTCTGTTTCTTATTCGATCTTCAGAGAATGGAGGACAAACCAAACAAACGTAAACgtaaaagcaaaagaaacaaaaatggaaatataGTTTATACTCTATACGACTATACGTATTTTTAAATTAgcataaactaatatataagtATACGTACGTATATTTAATATTGCATAAATACATCTAGatgatacaaaaatagaaaaggcaGCTCCTAGCTGATTCATGATGGCTGGCTCTACAAGTAGGATGGTCAACAACTATTCATGTGTCAATTTCATAACCTATATATTTGTACCGAATTGTACCTATTGCCAATTTATAAGATATGAAAAAGTAGAAAAGTTTATtaatgaaatatgaaatattttcaaataaacatACACTATTTTCTTAGCTTTTAACATAcaattttgatccaaaaaaaaaaatccaattatgGAGTTTAGTAGTTTGAATTAGTATCTTGATCGTATAACTAATTGAACTCATAGTCTGATCAAATATATGTTGTTGATAATAAGAAACTAAACTTTATATGTTTTACATATAATCAGGTCGTTAGATCGTTTTATGAAGTAGGTATAGAAGACTACAACTAGGAGTCAATGTGAAGAAGATAACTTTTAAGATCTTGACTTACGAAAAAAGCATTCAATTTTTAAAGATAGTAATGGCTGTACTTGAGAGAAGAAATTGCTAAAGATATTTAATTTGCACCGTACGGATACATCATACGTTGTTCCAAATGATGTATGTTCTACTAAGTTGTAACGTTCTTATGTAGACATAATTGATTCTCAAACCATTAGCTATGTACAATATATAAGACTGCTTTATTCATAAAATTGTTGCGGaccaaatattaatatattgaaacaaaaaattacatacTACCAActaaatttagtttatttataaattactCGTTTTTGATCATTTATTATAATACACATGACCTAAACTAGATAAATAAACCTAGATAGTCTCATTAATATATCCTAAAGGCTAAAACTAATATATGAAATGTATATTCATAATTCATGTATAGGCTGattcaaaacaaattttagtaATGTTTAAAATTCTTTCTCTTGTAAAACTCCACGTCTTCTTAATTAGAAGACTACAttcaactttacaaaaaaagttaatatttttttttataaaaagtgtTATCCTTCTGATTTACAAACAAAagtcttaatattttttctaattaacaAGCTgaaataatatagataaaattgagattttttttaaactgcatagaaaacaaaataaaaattatttagttgtgtgtaaaatattttgttactaattcattttttttttaacagctgTTGTTAGTAATTAAACTAGTAGAcaataaataacattaaaatatatattttcagatacaactcattttctttttcttagtgtAATTTTGAGGAAAAAGATTTACTAAAAGtggattaataatttattgtagaaaaaaatctaaaccccTCTCTAGATTCAATATAAATATAGTATCACATTAACATCAGATTTGTGTAATATgcgaagaaagaagaacattCTTATAATCCTCACACATCTCTCTCTAGCTTCATTATACCATACCCCAAGCTTAGAATCTCTCTCTTCACCTTTTCTTCAACCTCACTCTAAGAAAATTCTGCAATATATATCGCCATGATCCACACCGACATCGCAGAGATCTTATGCGTCAAAcccaagacgaagaagacaaagacaaagacgaTGGAGCAAGATGTCAAGAAGACTAagacgaagacgatgaagatAGAAGGAGAAGTGgttgtgatgaagaagaaccttCTTGATTTCAAAGACGTCATGGCTTCTCTTCTTGATCGAGTCCATGAGCTTCTTGGTCGTCGCGTCTCTCTTCACCTCATCAGCTCTCTCCAACCCGACCCAGGTACCCGCTCTCTCTTTAACCCGACCCGTTTACATTTTGCATTCAGATCCACATCTTCAAAGTTATCCTCTTTTTTCCCATTTCATCACTAAAGTTTCCATCTTTTATTAGCTCGATTCATGAAACAGAggattactctgttttttttcttacatcaaTCTTGTTCTTATTTGGTTAATTGTTCAAAGAATCGATTTTGAGAAGAAACTAAGATTAGTAGTTTCACTGTTGTTATAAACCATGATGTTGTGACAAatacactttttttagtttatccAACTTAAGTTTCTGTGTTTtacttcaaataaaataatactttgGGTATTACGTAGCAGCCAATGAGAAGAGAGGAAGACTTGGAAAAGCAGCACATCTGGAGAAGTgggtaacaaaaataaaaacgtcAGTAACCGCTGGGGAAACCGCGTTTGGAGTGACGTTTGATTGGGACGAGTCAATGGGACCACCGGCTGCGTTTGTGATCAAGAACCACCACCATAGCCAATTCTACCTTAAGTCCCTCACCCTCCGCGGCTTCCCTGAAAGCGAAGGCGAAGGCGGTCCGATACATTTCATATGCAATTCTTGGATCTACCCGAATCATCGATACCGTTCTGACCGCTTTTTCTTCTCTAACAAGGTAAGACGCTAATTGGGGACAAGTGGGgtttggtaataatataatacacTAATTGACCTGAAAGTACTAGCtctatagtttttatattcGACTTGGAATTCTATATTATATTCTATAACTATTCCTAGATTGCTAAGATTTTCCATGTGATAAATATTCTTAAAACCCGCAGCTCATTCTTTCTAACTAATCTAATCTGATAAGTAGAGGGGattaagttaattaattaagggGTACTGGTTAGTGGTatgttagtagtagtagtgtgtACTGTAAAGTAACAAGAAACATCCTAATCCATATGACATTATCTTTAgtgttaataatttattttgattgaaTAGAAGAGAGTCTTGGAATATTCGTGTACGTGTGTAAAACtcattattgtatatttgtaccAAAGAATGAAACCGGACCTTACGGGTCTATCTATCTTTACAAGTCACCTTCTATGCCTTTATTCcaaatatatttctatattatagaatcttttttttgtttgacaaaaaaaaaaagaatcttttttttatataacgtGATAACGATAactatttttaagttatttatattgatatatttttcttgatttcttattcttattacCCAACCTTGATTTGGTTTATTGTTGGTTACACAATAAAGTGGGGTGGGACTGGCTCTACTATAGTGTCAACAGTCAAAAACGAATATAAGGGTTGgagatttaaatttaattttatctttagtATTTAACCTAATTTAAACAGATGGATTCATGTAAATACGGTGAAGTGATAAGTTTActacctttttaatatatttttcttcatttaaaCTAAACAAAGGCATATCTTCCAAGTAAGACACCGGAGCTAATGAAAGAGTTAAGAGAAGAAGAGCTAATGAATTTAAGAGGTGATAAAAAAGGAGGAGAACTCAAAGAATGGGACAGAGTTTACGACTATGCTTGTTACAACGACTTAGGTGCTCCGGAGAAAGGTCCTGACTCAGTCCGTCCGGTTCTCGGTGGTTCACCTGAGTTGCCTTATCCTCGTCGTGGAAAAACCGGCCGTAAACCCAATAAAGCCGGTTAGTCAACTCAAACTTttgaaatcatatatacattGCAAAACACAATGGTTACTTGACCTGGACAACAATGTTTTGATCAGACCCTAAGTCCGAGAGCAGGCTGGCATTTCTAAACCTCAACATATACGTGCCACGAGACGAGCGGTTTAGCCATGTGAAGTTCTCTGACTTCCTCGCTTACGCACTCAAAGCGGTGACTCAAGTGCTCTTCCCTGAGATCGCCTCTGTTTGCGACAAGACCATCAATGAGTTTGATTCCTTTGAAGATGTTTTTCACCTCTATGACGGTAGTATTAAGCTTGCCAATGGTCACACCATTGCTAAGCTCCGTGACATTATTCCATGGGAGATGTTTAGAGAGCTCGTCCGTAACGATGGAGAACGGTTCTTGAAGTTTCCCTTACCTGACATCCTCAAAGGTaacatataaaacatttatatattcgAATCATACCTAAATATTTGAtagattttgacatatatgATCGTTTATATTGTTACAGAGAGTAGATCAGCTTGGAGAACCGATGAAGAGTTTTCCAGGGAAATGCTGGCTGGTCTCAATCCAGTGGTGATTAGTCGTCTGCAGGTTTAAATCTTATCTTATCAATCAACTTCTTCTTTGGAATAATTGAAAATTATCGGGTGATCTCGCTTGATTACTAGATAATTTGAATATACAAAACTGTAGGAGTTTCCACCAAAGAGCAATCTGGACTCTGCAAAGTATGGAAATCAAGATAGTTCCATACGAGAAGAGCACATAGATGCATACATGAACCGCCTCAGTGTCCAAGAAGTAAGTATAATATAGTTTTCTTGTTTGGCAAGTAACAGATTTATAACCATTTGTAGCTAACTgcaattggttttgttttgtattgtatataaaaaaaaaggctttGGAACATAATAAGCTATACATATTGGATCACCATGACGCATTAATGCCTTACCTGACGCGGATAAACTCAACAAACACTAAAACCTACGCGACTCGAACCCTTCTGTTGCTTCAAGAAGATGGAACTCTGAAGCCTCTCGCAATAGAGTTGAGTCTTCCACACGCACAAGGCGAATCACATGGATCCGTGAGCAAAGTTTTCACACCAGCAGAGACAGGAGTAGAGGGATCGGTTTGGCAGCTTGCAAAGGCTTATGCGGGGGTTAATGATTCCGGCTATCACCAGCTTATAAGCCATTGGTAAATAAATGGTGACAACATTGTCAACTAACTAGAAAATGACCaagatttgatttcatttttaagTAACCGGTTTATTTCTGGTTTTTGCAGGTTGCAGACGCATGCAGTGATTGAACCGTTTATAATAGCAACGAATAGGCAACTCAGTGTGGTCCATCCGATCTATAAGCTGCTACATCCTCATTTTCGCGACACGATGAACATCAATGCATTGGCGCGACATGTCCTCATAAGTTCAGATGGAATTCTAGAGAGAACGGTCTTCCCGGGTCGATACGCCATGGAACTATCTTCTTCAATTTACAAGAATTGGGTTTTCACCGATCAAGCTCTCCCTAAAGATCTCCTCAAAAGGTAAGAAGCATCTAGTCTCCTTCTACACGATTCTTGAGTCATAAGTAAACGTAGAGTCTTGTGGGACACGTAACCTTAACATGCCATGTTTCTGCAGAGGACTTGCCATGGAAGATCCAAACAGCGACAATGGTGTTAAGCTTTTAATTGAGGATTACCCTTATGCGGTTGACGGTTTAGAGATTTGGTCAGCGATCAAAACGTGGGTCACTGAGTACTGCTCATTCTATTACAAGAATGACAAAACCGTCCAAACCGATATAGAGATCCAGTCATGGTGGACCGAGCTCCGAACCAAAGGCCATGGGGACAAACAACACGAATCATGGTGGCCATCGATGCAAACCCGCGATGACCTCATCGAATCCTGCACGATCATCATTTGGATCGCCTCTGCTCTTCACGCAGCAGTCAATTTTGGACAGTATCCTTACGCCGGGTTTCTCCCTAACCGACCTACGGTCAGCCGTCGATTTATGCCCGAGCCAGGCACCGTTGAGTACACTGAGCTGGTAGAAGACACTGACGTAGCGTTCTTGAAGACGATCACGCCGCAGTTACAGACTCTTCTTGGGATCTCCATCATAGAGACCTTGTCAATGCATTCAACAGACGAGATTTACTTAGGGCAAAGAGAGTCACCGAACTGGACGGCTGATGATGAGGCTTTGGAGGCGTTTAAACGGTTTGGGAAAGAACTAGAGCTGATAGAGaacaatattataaaaagaaacaatgacAAGAAATTCAAGAACAGGACCGGACCGGTTAACATACCATACACTCTATTATACCCTAATACTACGGATTACACGAGAGAAGGTGGGCTTACTGGGAAAGGGATCCCTAACAGTGTCTCaatctagaatttttttttgattatgtaattatttattttaacttaatattttcttttcttttagattttgCTTGATATTATAAACTCTTCTACGTTACTATCCACTGTTCATATGATTCACATTGTCGCTCAAAGTGAATATATTTTTCCCCTTGGTTTTATTTACTTCCCACCACTATATATAACTAGTCTATTTTTCTCTAACAATATGGATCTCGAATTCTCGATCTCCACAGATTTTGTGTGCTCGTAGTATATAAAAATGACGTAGAAACgtatataaaatttcttttcgATCACAATATGTTCCACTACaaagaaaccaattaaaaaGTACATATTAAATGATTCGTATATAAGTATAAAATTACATCCCAAGAGACAGAAATTGTACCGCCGATGCTCTGGTTAAAAGGGCACTTCTACTTTGTAATAAACCCACCCGTGTTAAACGAAAAAAGttggttgtccaaaaaaaaaaaaaatgattcgtatataagtataaaattacataatccAATAGAGGTTCTCTTATACATATTAGATGATTCGTATATAagtataaaattacataatctAATAGAGGTTCTCTTATAATATGTACAAAAACTTTGACAACGTCGAGGTGTCCCCTAATCCAATAGAGGTTCTCTTACCAGAATTAAATGTGTTAATTTTATctttagttaattaattgacTTTGTATGTTCAAAAGCTACATAAATGTTGGACCGTCGATCATTAATTAAGGTAATATGCAAAATCTTTGACTATCTCTGTAGTATTTTTAAGCAAGTTCATTAGTAAATTAATTTACTCCATAAGTTCAAAGGCTATATGTTAAACGCAAAGGGTGCCAATACGATCGAGTAGGTGAGTATGTATGTTATACGGGGTTAAATATTGTATTCGATTTATACAGTAATATGTACCTGCAAAAGCAAATTGAACCATGTCTTTCCAATTAATAggttcaaaaaagaaaaaaaaaatgcatacgAGAGCTTCCACGCAAAATGTACATTGAACGAAATTTACAATTCAATGTCGTAAAAATGGAAGCATATATTCAGTTATATTGATTGATGCGAAGTAGTACATTTAAACCTCAGAGCGAACATCGTAAAAATTTAATAGTATGCATATGTTTTGTTGTAAACCACTTAATATGGATCTGCATAACGGGTCCATACAAGCTCAAGTTCATAAGGTCCATCAATGCTATCTATTCCCACCGTCAATaggttttgggttttgtgtatttgtatatatatgtactcttTATTGGATGaataatacaaatttaagtTTCACAACACTTTATCAGCACGTGTTTGCTCTAAAcactaaggggggtgtattgaactgagaattttaaaagattttgagatattcttaaatcccatgttattcaactgatgatttttaaaaatcatctgaaatcctatgttattggatgtgaaatttctaaaaatcatttacaatctcTTCTTATccaatcaataatatataaatatcatctcaagtctactgttattcaaaaaatcacaattttttttaaaaaatctattgaatgtaattttaggagacttttctaacatttttagtTCAAAAAGATATCTTACAAAATCACACCTCTAAAGgtgaaattttgaaatatttttttgcaaaaactTCTCGAGACTAGTAGCAATTTTCTTTTGCgaactctctttc comes from Camelina sativa cultivar DH55 chromosome 19, Cs, whole genome shotgun sequence and encodes:
- the LOC104766136 gene encoding linoleate 9S-lipoxygenase 5, chloroplastic-like isoform X2, with product MIHTDIAEILCVKPKTKKTKTKTMEQDVKKTKTKTMKIEGEVVVMKKNLLDFKDVMASLLDRVHELLGRRVSLHLISSLQPDPANEKRGRLGKAAHLEKWVTKIKTSVTAGETAFGVTFDWDESMGPPAAFVIKNHHHSQFYLKSLTLRGFPESEGEGGPIHFICNSWIYPNHRYRSDRFFFSNKAYLPSKTPELMKELREEELMNLRGDKKGGELKEWDRVYDYACYNDLGAPEKGPDSVRPVLGGSPELPYPRRGKTGRKPNKADPKSESRLAFLNLNIYVPRDERFSHVKFSDFLAYALKAVTQVLFPEIASVCDKTINEFDSFEDVFHLYDGSIKLANGHTIAKLRDIIPWEMFRELVRNDGERFLKFPLPDILKESRSAWRTDEEFSREMLAGLNPVVISRLQEFPPKSNLDSAKYGNQDSSIREEHIDAYMNRLSVQEALEHNKLYILDHHDALMPYLTRINSTNTKTYATRTLLLLQEDGTLKPLAIELSLPHAQGESHGSVSKVFTPAETGVEGSVWQLAKAYAGVNDSGYHQLISHWLQTHAVIEPFIIATNRQLSVVHPIYKLLHPHFRDTMNINALARHVLISSDGILERTVFPGRYAMELSSSIYKNWVFTDQALPKDLLKRGLAMEDPNSDNGVKLLIEDYPYAVDGLEIWSAIKTWVTEYCSFYYKNDKTVQTDIEIQSWWTELRTKGHGDKQHESWWPSMQTRDDLIESCTIIIWIASALHAAVNFGQYPYAGFLPNRPTVSRRFMPEPGTVEYTELVEDTDVAFLKTITPQLQTLLGISIIETLSMHSTDEIYLGQRESPNWTADDEALEAFKRFGKELELIENNIIKRNNDKKFKNRTGPVNIPYTLLYPNTTDYTREGGLTGKGIPNSVSI
- the LOC104766136 gene encoding linoleate 9S-lipoxygenase 5, chloroplastic-like isoform X1 — translated: MIHTDIAEILCVKPKTKKTKTKTMEQDVKKTKTKTMKIEGEVVVMKKNLLDFKDVMASLLDRVHELLGRRVSLHLISSLQPDPAANEKRGRLGKAAHLEKWVTKIKTSVTAGETAFGVTFDWDESMGPPAAFVIKNHHHSQFYLKSLTLRGFPESEGEGGPIHFICNSWIYPNHRYRSDRFFFSNKAYLPSKTPELMKELREEELMNLRGDKKGGELKEWDRVYDYACYNDLGAPEKGPDSVRPVLGGSPELPYPRRGKTGRKPNKADPKSESRLAFLNLNIYVPRDERFSHVKFSDFLAYALKAVTQVLFPEIASVCDKTINEFDSFEDVFHLYDGSIKLANGHTIAKLRDIIPWEMFRELVRNDGERFLKFPLPDILKESRSAWRTDEEFSREMLAGLNPVVISRLQEFPPKSNLDSAKYGNQDSSIREEHIDAYMNRLSVQEALEHNKLYILDHHDALMPYLTRINSTNTKTYATRTLLLLQEDGTLKPLAIELSLPHAQGESHGSVSKVFTPAETGVEGSVWQLAKAYAGVNDSGYHQLISHWLQTHAVIEPFIIATNRQLSVVHPIYKLLHPHFRDTMNINALARHVLISSDGILERTVFPGRYAMELSSSIYKNWVFTDQALPKDLLKRGLAMEDPNSDNGVKLLIEDYPYAVDGLEIWSAIKTWVTEYCSFYYKNDKTVQTDIEIQSWWTELRTKGHGDKQHESWWPSMQTRDDLIESCTIIIWIASALHAAVNFGQYPYAGFLPNRPTVSRRFMPEPGTVEYTELVEDTDVAFLKTITPQLQTLLGISIIETLSMHSTDEIYLGQRESPNWTADDEALEAFKRFGKELELIENNIIKRNNDKKFKNRTGPVNIPYTLLYPNTTDYTREGGLTGKGIPNSVSI